The Rhododendron vialii isolate Sample 1 chromosome 5a, ASM3025357v1 genome contains a region encoding:
- the LOC131325681 gene encoding B3 domain-containing transcription factor VRN1-like isoform X2: MRHHGELGDPVHRRPSFPANESSIFYRMIVPSIIHDKKLIPGKFTDMIRNDLRVVATLTTPNGCVWQVGLQKIDNKFWFTNGWNEFVEHQCIRVGYLLIFTYEGNSVFRVNIFDIASSEIKYQYNTMSSSQGPNYSNRCPVPYMEEAEDDVFRTLASFENKGFPETVDQQRLGKNGDPPLLQNLVKSFFDSDLANGEHDKSKSSSGRSIGGSTRDIGIQCNNSELMKSVYEIRVQSLNQIPVKPKKRKRGTGSREVEASAKRGSEVQTPGTETDRTFLRKWRVVTPEEKERVLNASKMFLSENPLCRVILRRSYVYKGIGLHMPSSFAEKYLGGVSGFITLQVSDGEKWPVKCMWRDGSAKLSKGWPEFVRDNKLEEGDVCVFELIKVEDIVLRVTIFRVVEDAGPVNQLPKEHLERTSQFVIDYNLNR; encoded by the exons ATGCGCCACCACGGAGAACTCGGCGACCCCGTCCACCGGCGGCCCAGTTTTCCGGCGAACGAGTCTTCGATTTTCTACCGCATGATCGTGCCTTCTATTATTCACGACAAGAAACTG ATTCCTGGCAAGTTCACCGATATGATTAGGAATGATCTCCGTGTTGTTGCTACTCTCACAACTCCTAATGGTTGTGTTTGGCAAGTTGGATTACAGAAGATTGACAACAAGTTTTGGTTCACCAATGGTTGGAACGAATTTGTCGAACATCAGTGTATCCGTGTGGGATACCTTCTAATCTTCACATATGAAGGGAATTCAGTTTTCAGGGTAAACATATTTGACATCGCCTCTTCTGAGATAAAATATCAATATAACACCATGAGTAGTTCTCAAGGACCCAATTACAGTAACCGATGTCCAGTACCTTATATGGAAGAAGCAGAAGATGATGTGTTTCGGACGCTTGCATCTTTCGAAAACAAGGGTTTTCCAGAAACTGTAGACCAGCAAAGGCTTGGAAAAAATGGTGATCCTCCATTGCTGCAGAACTTGGTAAAGTCCTTTTTTGATTCTGATTTAGCAAACGGCGAGCATGATAAAAGCAAATCTTCCTCAGGCCGTTCCATAGGCGGATCCACTCGAGATATAGGTATTCAGTGCAATAACAGTGAACTTATGAAGTCAGTATATGAAATCAGAGTGCAATCATTGAATCAAATACCtgtaaaacccaaaaaaagaaagcgCGGAACTGGATCTC GTGAAGTCGAAGCTTCAGCTAAACGTGGAAGCGAAGTACAAACTCCTGGCACTGAAACAGATAGGACTTTCTTGAGGAAGTGGAGAGTAGTAACACccgaagaaaaagagagagtgcTTAATGCATCCAAAATGTTTCTTTCGGAAAATCCACTATGCAGGGTTATCCTGCGACGGTCCTATGTATATAAGGGGATTGGCTTG CATATGCCATCCTCCTTTGCTGAGAAGTATCTTGGGGGAGTTTCAGGATTCATCACCCTTCAGGTTTCTGATGGTGAAAAGTGGCCTGTCAAGTGCATGTGGAGAGATGGCTCCGCTAAGTTAAGCAAGGGGTGGCCTGAGTTTGTCAGGGATAACAAATTGGAGGAAGGAGATGTTTGTGTTTTTGAGCTGATCAAGGTGGAGGATATTGTGCTGAGGGTTACCATCTTTCGTGTTGTTGAAGATGCAGGACCTGTGAACCAACTCCCAAAGGAACATCTTGAACGAACCAGCCAATTCGTGATTGATTATAATCTGAATCGGTGA
- the LOC131325681 gene encoding B3 domain-containing transcription factor VRN1-like isoform X1, whose translation MRHHGELGDPVHRRPSFPANESSIFYRMIVPSIIHDKKLKIPGKFTDMIRNDLRVVATLTTPNGCVWQVGLQKIDNKFWFTNGWNEFVEHQCIRVGYLLIFTYEGNSVFRVNIFDIASSEIKYQYNTMSSSQGPNYSNRCPVPYMEEAEDDVFRTLASFENKGFPETVDQQRLGKNGDPPLLQNLVKSFFDSDLANGEHDKSKSSSGRSIGGSTRDIGIQCNNSELMKSVYEIRVQSLNQIPVKPKKRKRGTGSREVEASAKRGSEVQTPGTETDRTFLRKWRVVTPEEKERVLNASKMFLSENPLCRVILRRSYVYKGIGLHMPSSFAEKYLGGVSGFITLQVSDGEKWPVKCMWRDGSAKLSKGWPEFVRDNKLEEGDVCVFELIKVEDIVLRVTIFRVVEDAGPVNQLPKEHLERTSQFVIDYNLNR comes from the exons ATGCGCCACCACGGAGAACTCGGCGACCCCGTCCACCGGCGGCCCAGTTTTCCGGCGAACGAGTCTTCGATTTTCTACCGCATGATCGTGCCTTCTATTATTCACGACAAGAAACTG AAGATTCCTGGCAAGTTCACCGATATGATTAGGAATGATCTCCGTGTTGTTGCTACTCTCACAACTCCTAATGGTTGTGTTTGGCAAGTTGGATTACAGAAGATTGACAACAAGTTTTGGTTCACCAATGGTTGGAACGAATTTGTCGAACATCAGTGTATCCGTGTGGGATACCTTCTAATCTTCACATATGAAGGGAATTCAGTTTTCAGGGTAAACATATTTGACATCGCCTCTTCTGAGATAAAATATCAATATAACACCATGAGTAGTTCTCAAGGACCCAATTACAGTAACCGATGTCCAGTACCTTATATGGAAGAAGCAGAAGATGATGTGTTTCGGACGCTTGCATCTTTCGAAAACAAGGGTTTTCCAGAAACTGTAGACCAGCAAAGGCTTGGAAAAAATGGTGATCCTCCATTGCTGCAGAACTTGGTAAAGTCCTTTTTTGATTCTGATTTAGCAAACGGCGAGCATGATAAAAGCAAATCTTCCTCAGGCCGTTCCATAGGCGGATCCACTCGAGATATAGGTATTCAGTGCAATAACAGTGAACTTATGAAGTCAGTATATGAAATCAGAGTGCAATCATTGAATCAAATACCtgtaaaacccaaaaaaagaaagcgCGGAACTGGATCTC GTGAAGTCGAAGCTTCAGCTAAACGTGGAAGCGAAGTACAAACTCCTGGCACTGAAACAGATAGGACTTTCTTGAGGAAGTGGAGAGTAGTAACACccgaagaaaaagagagagtgcTTAATGCATCCAAAATGTTTCTTTCGGAAAATCCACTATGCAGGGTTATCCTGCGACGGTCCTATGTATATAAGGGGATTGGCTTG CATATGCCATCCTCCTTTGCTGAGAAGTATCTTGGGGGAGTTTCAGGATTCATCACCCTTCAGGTTTCTGATGGTGAAAAGTGGCCTGTCAAGTGCATGTGGAGAGATGGCTCCGCTAAGTTAAGCAAGGGGTGGCCTGAGTTTGTCAGGGATAACAAATTGGAGGAAGGAGATGTTTGTGTTTTTGAGCTGATCAAGGTGGAGGATATTGTGCTGAGGGTTACCATCTTTCGTGTTGTTGAAGATGCAGGACCTGTGAACCAACTCCCAAAGGAACATCTTGAACGAACCAGCCAATTCGTGATTGATTATAATCTGAATCGGTGA